The proteins below are encoded in one region of Periplaneta americana isolate PAMFEO1 chromosome 11, P.americana_PAMFEO1_priV1, whole genome shotgun sequence:
- the LOC138708921 gene encoding uncharacterized protein isoform X6, with translation MDGVKVEPNAEEEPVLISFCSVKVEPEDVEKAESESSYYDELKHENSVAYSPFGGPHLGEKEFSWDKDAVKDEPREEVTVKDDGMILPEW, from the exons ATGGATGGTGTGAAAGTGGAGCCTAATGCTGAGGAAGAGCCTGTTCTGATTTCTTTCTGTTCAGTTAAAGTTGAGCCTGAG GACGTGGAGAAGGCAGAAAGTGAATCCTCGTATTACGACgaattaaaacatgaaaacagTGTCGCATACTCACCATTTGGAGGACCACATTTGGGTGAGAAG GAGTTTTCTTGGGATAAAGATGCTGTAAAGGATGAACCAAGAGAAGAGGTTACGGTAAAAGATGATGGAATGATTTTGCCTGA
- the LOC138708921 gene encoding zinc finger protein OZF-like isoform X3 gives MDGVKVEPNAEEEPVLISFCSVKVEPEDVEKAESESSYYDELKHENSVAYSPFGGPHLGEKEFSWDKDAVKDEPREEVTVKDDGMILPDNGAILDNCDVRFSRYTAKDNDKYSCDVCAKGCTNCLTPNHEEKKLFECGYCGIRFTDRHGLLWHVQIHTGEKEFSCEHCGKLFTQRHTMIKHLRVHTGEKPFHCSFCELRFGNCQNLRRHVRIHTGEKPFKCEFCEKRFNQRSNFVKHVRNHKGMKPFECNSCGIRCNDRHGLLRHIRIHTGERPFCCDHCGKRFAQRNTIITHLRIHTGEKPFVCTSCPVRFNDKQNLLRHVRIHTGEKPFKCDHCQKRFNQRSNFITHIRRHKIQKP, from the exons ATGGATGGTGTGAAAGTGGAGCCTAATGCTGAGGAAGAGCCTGTTCTGATTTCTTTCTGTTCAGTTAAAGTTGAGCCTGAG GACGTGGAGAAGGCAGAAAGTGAATCCTCGTATTACGACgaattaaaacatgaaaacagTGTCGCATACTCACCATTTGGAGGACCACATTTGGGTGAGAAG GAGTTTTCTTGGGATAAAGATGCTGTAAAGGATGAACCAAGAGAAGAGGTTACGGTAAAAGATGATGGAATGATTTTGCCTGA TAACGGAGCTATTCTAGACAACTGTGACGTTAGATTCTCACGTTACACTGCCAAAGATAATGATAAATATTCGTGCGATGTTTGTGCAAAAGGCTGTACCAACTGTCTTACACCTAACCACGAAGAGAAGAAGCTATTTGAATGTGGTTATTGTGGGATACGCTTCACTGACCGACATGGTCTTCTTTGGCACGTACAAATACACACAGGAGAGAAGGAATTTAGTTGTGAACATTGTGGGAAATTGTTCACGCAGAGACATACCATGATAAAACATTTACGGGTCCACACCGGAGAAAAGCCTTTTCACTGTAGTTTTTGTGAGCTACGTTTTGGCAATTGTCAGAATTTACGACGACATGTTCGTATCCATACAGGTGAGAAGCCTTTCAAGTGTGAATTTTGTGAGAAACGTTTCAATCAACGAAGTAATTTTGTTAAGCACGTTCGCAACCATAAAGGAATGAAACCATTCGAATGTAACTCGTGTGGTATACGCTGCAACGATCGACATGGTTTGCTTAGGCATATTCGAATACACACAGGAGAGAGACCCTTCTGTTGCGATCATTGTGGGAAACGGTTTGCCCAACGTAATACAATTATTACCCATTTACGTATTCATACTGGAGAGAAGCCCTTTGTCTGTACTTCCTGTCCCGTGCGCTTCAATGATAAGCAAAACCTTCTTAGGCATGTACGAATACATACTGGTGAGAAAccatttaaatgtgaccattGTCAGAAACGTTTTAACCAACGGAGTAATTTCATTACACATATACGCAGGCACAAAATACAGAAACCATAG